Proteins encoded by one window of Candidatus Nealsonbacteria bacterium:
- the apgM gene encoding 2,3-bisphosphoglycerate-independent phosphoglycerate mutase translates to MKIIFIIIDGLGDKPIPKLGNKTPLEAAKTPNLDWLAKNGICGLIKPFYFPWQRYPRSDTAHLALFGYNPKVYYLGRGPYEAAGIGFDLKEGDVALRANFGTVNKNLKVIDRRAGRINETLPLVKALDGMNIEGIKFLVKKSYGHRAVLILRALPNFKKNLGRRGRNPSDKITDSDPHKVGVRVKKVFPQNKSREAKYTAQVLNKFLEKAYQILRNHPLNKKRVKLRKTPANYLLVRGAGKLRKIPSFYQRYQLKACCIAGGALYKGIAKILGMKLIKIKGATGFASTNLKGKFEGAKKALKKPAPHRNAVSGAGYNFIFCHIKAADNLAEDGNFPGKKEFIEKIDKNIKTFLKLKNVLIVVTGDHSTCSLLQRHCVEPVPVLIFGSRTDKVKEFNEKACQKGKLRKINQLNLMPKVLLCTKRNL, encoded by the coding sequence ATGAAAATTATATTTATTATTATTGATGGGTTAGGAGATAAGCCTATCCCGAAGCTCGGAAACAAAACACCACTCGAAGCAGCTAAAACCCCTAATTTAGATTGGTTAGCTAAGAATGGGATTTGCGGCCTAATTAAACCTTTTTATTTTCCTTGGCAGAGGTATCCTCGATCAGATACCGCTCATTTGGCTCTGTTTGGTTATAATCCTAAGGTCTATTATCTGGGGCGAGGACCTTATGAGGCTGCCGGCATTGGATTTGATCTAAAAGAAGGAGACGTAGCCTTGAGAGCAAATTTTGGCACGGTAAACAAAAACCTTAAAGTTATTGATAGAAGGGCAGGGAGAATCAATGAGACCCTGCCATTAGTAAAAGCTCTGGATGGAATGAACATTGAAGGAATTAAGTTTTTAGTTAAAAAATCTTATGGACACCGGGCAGTATTGATTTTGCGAGCCCTCCCAAATTTTAAAAAAAATCTAGGAAGACGGGGGCGAAATCCTTCTGATAAAATTACAGATTCGGATCCCCACAAAGTCGGAGTTAGAGTAAAAAAGGTTTTTCCTCAAAATAAATCTAGAGAGGCAAAATATACAGCTCAAGTCTTAAATAAATTTTTAGAGAAGGCCTATCAAATTTTAAGAAATCATCCTTTAAACAAAAAAAGAGTAAAATTAAGGAAAACGCCGGCTAACTATTTATTAGTTAGGGGGGCCGGTAAGCTCAGAAAAATTCCCAGCTTCTATCAAAGATATCAATTAAAAGCTTGCTGTATTGCCGGTGGCGCTCTCTATAAAGGAATTGCTAAAATCTTAGGGATGAAATTAATTAAAATTAAAGGTGCCACCGGCTTTGCCAGCACTAATCTTAAAGGCAAGTTTGAAGGAGCTAAAAAAGCTCTTAAAAAACCTGCCCCGCATCGAAACGCAGTTTCTGGTGCGGGGTACAACTTCATTTTTTGTCATATTAAAGCTGCTGATAATTTAGCTGAAGACGGAAACTTTCCCGGAAAAAAAGAATTTATCGAGAAAATTGATAAAAATATAAAGACATTTTTAAAGCTTAAAAACGTTTTGATTGTCGTTACTGGAGATCATTCAACCTGTTCCTTGCTTCAAAGACATTGCGTAGAACCAGTACCAGTTTTGATTTTTGGCAGCAGAACTGATAAAGTAAAAGAATTCAACGAAAAAGCCTGCCAGAAAGGAAAACTAAGAAAAATTAATCAACTTAACTTAATGCCAAAGGTCTTACTTTGCACTAAACGCAATTTGTAA